The sequence GATCGTTTTACGCTTAGCGTTCATCAAACGCTTTGGCACTTCTTTTGTTGCTTTGAAAATAAACGTGTAAGCACCTGGCGTGTGCGCCTTAAGCAGACGGAAAGCCACGTTATCTACTCGTGCATACAGTGACAACTCAGAAAGGTCACGGCATAACAAAGTGAAATTGTGCTTGTCATCGATTCGACGAATTTTACAGATGCGTTCGAGTGCTTGTTTATTCTCAAGCTGACAACCCAGTGCATAACCTGAATCTGTTGGATAAACCACAACGCCGCCATTGCGAATAATCGCAACCGCTTGAGTAATTAAGCGCGCTTGTGGGTTATCTGGGTGTACATAAAAAAACTGGCTCATTGTTGATCCTCGTTATCGAATCTCTCGACTCTATCATCAGAAGGAGCTGGCTCACCTAAAGACTATTCAGATGGTGAAACCGTTTGAAACTCCCAATCTTTCCATACTTCTTCGACCCCAGAAGGTAGCCAGAGATTACGTCCAAGTTCCATCCATGGGGATGGGTAATGGAAGTCGCTGCCTTGGGAGGCTAATAGTTTGTATTGTATAGCATAATCCGCAAGTGTGCGTCTTTCTTGTTGCGCTTGCTGAGGTTGAGCCACTTCCATGGCGTCACCATTTGCTTCAACAAATGCAGCGAGCAGACGTTTAACCCACTTGGCTGTAAGGCCATATCGCGCAGGGTGTGCTAATACCGCTTGACCACCAGCCGCATGAATAGCCGTTACAGCATCACTCATTGAGCACC is a genomic window of Vibrio sp. FE10 containing:
- a CDS encoding L-threonylcarbamoyladenylate synthase — encoded protein: MSQFFYVHPDNPQARLITQAVAIIRNGGVVVYPTDSGYALGCQLENKQALERICKIRRIDDKHNFTLLCRDLSELSLYARVDNVAFRLLKAHTPGAYTFIFKATKEVPKRLMNAKRKTIGIRVPDNKIALDLLEAMGEPLMSTSLILPGNETTESDPEEIRDSLEHAVDVILNGGYLGEQPTTVIDFSDDDAVVLRRGAGDPAPFE